The DNA region CCCGGCTTCCGGGGAGGGGCTTTTGACCTTGAAGGCACTTCCTTCTGGGCGGAAACTTCCCTGAGGCTCGCGGAGGGAGGACGTGTGGCTTCACCGGTGTCTCTTGTCCTGCAGAGCCAAGCTAAGCCACGAGCTCGCAAGGGGCTCGCGGGCCCCTCCTGCTGCCCAAAGCGGGAATGGTTGAAGCCAGACTGGGGAGCGGAAGGGAGGTGGGGACCAGGCCAGACCCTGCGGGCGGTCAGGGGGGAGTCCGGgctaggggaggggagaagattgAGAGCGGCTGGGGGGCCGGGGGGAAACCCCCAAGAATGGGTACGCTCGGGCTGAGGCGCGCTGGAGGAACAGAGACCAGACCCGGAGCCAACGGTTACGGTTGTTGGTGCGAGGGACCCCAGCGCTgctcattttctcccctcttcccatcctcccCTGGAGCGTTGGCCCACGTGAGCTCCGGTCCAGCGAGTGAGGAGGTGATCGGATATAGATATctaggggggtgggggaaaagtCACCCCATTCCCCGATTTCAGCTCGCTCTATTTTATTTAACACTTGCCTCTgtatttttatgattttgttaATGCTGTTACAATACAGCAGCTGAGCTGAGCCGTGCGTATAAATGCACCGTGGGGCACTGAGAGAAGTGAAgcttaaaacaaaaggaaaggagtCGGCACTGTACATCAGGGTGGGGGTGAGCTGAGGAACGGAAGTTTCCTGCCTTTGGGGAATGCAGCACTTGAGTATATTAGGTTTATGCGCTTATATCTTCATGAAATGTAGCATGAATATCTGTAACTAGATTGTATcaactcctttcctctcccctccctcgtcactttcattttctcccctccctttcttcccctcttcctttctcttgtccTCCAAGGAATGTGACCGGCAGAGAAAGCGGATACAAAGTAAATGAGAGCGGGGTCTGGGGAGAGCTCCTCCACCGAGACGAGGAGCAGGCTGGAGTGAGGAGGGGACTGTCCCTGGGAGCTCGGGCTGAAGCCAAGAGGCTAGACTGCAGAGATGGTCGACTCCGCCAAGGTGTTACGGCTTTTTAAAACCTTGCACAGGACTAGACAGCAAGTTTTTAAAAACGATACCAGAGCTCTAGAAGCGGCgagagaaaagataaatgaagaattcaaaaagaataaaagtgaGACTTCACCGgaggaaatagaaaagttgatcaagATAGGTTCTGATGTTGAATTAATACTTAGAAAATCTGTTATCCAGGGCATTCACACAGATCACAACACTTTGAAGTTGGTTCCTAGGAAAGACCTTCTTACAGAAAACAATCCTTACTGTGACACACCCGCCCAGAAACCATGAATCTTCTTGGACAAAAGATTTAGTGCATattaattttaaagttcttttcagtAAAGTTACCGAAAAATAACGACACCCTTTATACTTGCAACCAGAAAAGCAACAGTTGGAATGTGTATCTTGATTACATGTTATGCTGGAAGGGCATCATTGGGAAAAGCTAATTGTACAACAGAATTGGAATGCTTGACTACATTTTACATTGGAAGGACATCATTTGGAAAAGCTCATTGTGGTTGAATGTTTCTGAAGAATATTTGATAAGATGGTTCATTTTCATAGGAAATCAGCCCATGTTTTTTCTATATAAGTTATGCTGAGCTATATcgtactgtgaatttgttttgaatttttgtGATTTTACCATGTATTAGTTGAGAAAATGAAGTGTTTTAACAAAACTGACATTTTCTGTTAAATTCTGGCTTGAATTGTATGCTCCTCAAAGTGTTAAATATAATCAGAAATTTTAAGTGTTCCAGGACACAAGATATTTGAGTTATTGAAGTCAAATgggaaattgggggagggggcagctaagtggtacagtgggtagcTCTCGaataagacctgaattcacataggacctcagacacttggctgtgtgaccctgggcaagtcacttaaccttcaggaaaacaaaaaggaaaggggaagttCTTTGTATATACACTCCACAAATTTAGCCTTTCGTATTTAAATACCAGAGCTATTTCTTCACCTAGGagtgattttatattttgttacaaaggcaaaacagatcttttatgaatattaaaaattgtccaGGTGAAAGAATAGTTAAGTTGATGCATCAGAGATCACAGTCGAACAAGGAAAACCTAATAACTGAGGAAGTGGTATTACATCAGTCCGTATTATCCTAGAAAGATTTTACTGGGGATTATTTTAGTCAAGGGGTAGTGAAACAGtgtcatttggaaaataaatatacatatatgtatacatacatatttcttaAATAAAACTATTGGCTTTTGTAGGAAACAATAACATTTCTGGTATTAGGGGATAGGCCTCCACTGCTTCCCCATACTCTTGCCAGAAAATAGGAAGGGCCACGATATGTTTTGATATTGCCGCCATCTCCAGTGAGGTTTGTTAGGTATTTGCTATAAAATGTAAGAAATGAAAGAACCTTTTAGTGTATTTTTCGTGTTTGCGTCTGTCCATTCCCCAATtcacaatacttttttttttgccctcaCCCCTCCTCAGcccctttattcatttattttttttcaggggggtaggcagggcaattggggttaagtgacttacccaaggtcacacagctagtaaatgtgtcaagtgtctgaggccagatttgtacttgggtactcctgactctagggctggtgctctactcactgtgccacctagctgcccccttttgtttatttttatcaagttttattgatgccttttgcttttatgTGGCATTCATTTCCAAACCAACTTTGCCCTTTTCTCTAATGCAGCAAAACAGTTCAGAAATAACCCGGCATGTTGGCTATGCCCAACAGCATGTAGCTGGGGACTTTGCATTTTCTTGTCCCTTACCCAGGGCCAAGCTTAGTTATAATTACATAGTGTCCAATTTCATATTACTGCCCTTTCCATTTGGATTGTTGTGTGCTAAGTATGTATATTGTCTTCCGGTGTCTATCtaattgcatcagttcatataagtctccccaTGTTTCTCAAAATGAATTCCTTAAATTCATCATAGTTTACAGCACAGTCATGTTCAATATAACAATTCCACACTCacccttttttttcctagttctttgctcccacaaaaGAACAGTACTCATAAATGGAAGTAAATTTTGGCAAATTGGTTCTCTGTTTATCTTGTAGCCCCTCTGTTCTATGCCCTTTCCCATTTATTCACCAGTAAGAACTGCAGGACTAGAGTATACATCCTAACTTGATTGTACACTGAGCCCTGATGCAAAAATTAGTCAATGACATAATTTTACCACTGTgttgaaaataaatgtatttgagaataaagcaaaaggaaataaaagcttTATTACATAGCATCACACCACATCAGTATAATTTCATACCTGTCCTTTCGGGGGGGTTTCAAAAattataagattaaaaaaaatctacctttttCGAAATTAAATACCTCCAAAATAGATTTGTGTCCAATAAAGAGCAGGAAAAAGTGTTCATGGCAGCATCCCAATGTGATTTCACTGGTCTCCTGCAGTTTGAGTGTCTGCTTTTCTAGTATGAGGAAAGTTGGCTGATTTGGAGTTCTGAAGTTTACATATTCTAGCAGTAAAAATTTGTGGCGGGGTATAAATTTTTCATTCTAAAAAAATTGAAGTGTAAGCATATTCACAACAACAAGAATGTTTAGGAGCCCAGAAAAACTTGAGGAAATGAGGCTTTGAAAAGTAGTCCTTATTGTAGTGTGTACAAGTGCCCTCTTTTGCCAACTTAACTTGTCTGGCATTAGATGACACCCGAACCTCCCACCTGCACCCATCTCACCAAAGTCCCTGTTCCATGTGAACATCTcttcaaggtttaaaaaaaaaaatcctttgcctAATCACACAACTCTCAGCCTTTTAGTCCTGGAGTTGGCCTGGTTGTATGAGTTCAGAGATATGTCATACCATTTCtctaaataatatatgtataggcatatacatatgttttgcattggttctgtgatttcactggtatatggAACTCCCTTTGAGGAAATTAGCCCACTGTGATCAGCAACTACTCCAAAACTTGTGGTCTTTATAAGAGAGTTGTGGGGGacactggggttaagtgactttcctaaggtcacacaactaataccTGGCAAAGGTAGGACGAGGACCCAGGTATTCCTGGCTCCTAGGCCACCTTTGTTGTGTGTTATACAAATGTGTACCGCTACTCCCCAGACTTGCACTTTCATTTAAGGGTTGGGTCCCTAAAGGGATCACAACTACAGTCGGAGTTATAGGAGTAACCCTGTGGGGCTTCTAATACTGTAGCTCCTGAATCCCAACCAGTATACTTCCTATTAACAATCTCCCAATTAACTTTTTAGTGAGGGTGTTTACTAAGATGGTATAGTCAAAATAGTTGGTACAATGCATTCCCCCTATAAAATAGGCTTGTTTTTCCGTTAATATATGCAGCATGTGTGAGGGAAATAGGCTCAAATTTAGGCATGCAAATAAGGCAAAGGAGTAACCTTCTGTAACCCTGAAGCTAGAAGTCTCTCCCTTTATAGTCATCATGTAGCTTCCCTTGGGTGAGCTGTTCAGCTTAGCTCCTGGGAACTGTCTTTCTTCAGTCCATCATTTGTGCTGTTCTCTGAAATGAGGGGTCACACTCTAAAGTGCCTGTCTCTCTGCTCTTCCCCTTCCTGTGTAGATGTTTTCCTTTCTGCCACTGCCACTCCAGGAACAGTGAAACTACCACCTTTCAAGCTTCCCAGGATCTTCTGTCTTTTCAGAAGTCAAGGTCACCTGGACACTTCAATTCAGGACACTGACTCATCTATGATCAGGACGAAAtaagcaggaagagagagagacagcccTATACACAGTGCTGCCATGGCTGGGTGGAGAGGATGGGCCAActgcccctcctttcccttccttccaggTGGCACTTCAAAGCAGTCTTGTTTCACTTGCTGCcaggaaagaaaaagcaacagGGAGTTATGTTACCCCTTTTGTATATCTACTCAGTTCCAGGCCAGCAGCCAGTTAGGGAATTCTTCATTCCCCATTTCGGTGCCCCTGAGTCATCGGCTCTTCTGGCTCAACAACTGATCTGAGGACTCTCCATCATCAGTGAACATGAGCCCTTTGGTCATTGTTAGCTTAGCATAGGTTCGCACACTCATGAAGCTGCCTCTAACACTGAACACTTCCATCTTGCTGATAACTTTAATCACTTATAGCTGAGCAAAGAAACATACATCAGAGACAGCCAGAAACCCAGGCTCAAGCTTGCCTAGTTGAGTCTCTGATCCAATTGCCATACAAGAGCAATGTTCATGCCTTCATGCCTCATAGGAAGTCCCAGAATGAATTAATATCACAGAGAGTCAAAGAAGAAGTGAGAATTAGGGGAAAGGGTCAATCTTTTAAAGTTCACCAACTCTCCTGCTTTTCCTGACCAAGCCTCTTTGTTATAGCCACCCTGCTTTGGCCACCATGGTGGATGGAGAGACCAAGAGACCATTGAAGCTTTGTATTATCATCCCAAAGCTGCAAACCCTTTCAGCATTGAGCTACACATTTCCTGAGAAGGGTCCATGTGCCAGCagcgtgaatatatgatgaagtaatggacacaaaaagacaaagacatggggctaggcaagtcgtatagtcaagctatagacttTAAtagattttaatggagttactgacagtattttatacaggttaattgctgagtcatccagacttcaaagaagagtacaataaagcattggttaagttttttacctccttgttcctaggagtgagacgctatttttcttcaaggctaaccaaattgaaacatttatgttctcttgcgtatagataaccagactgaaacatttctgtcatcacccatgtgggtaatcagctacaaaggtaggttttctttgccaagtcttcttatcctaaaactggccttgccatgcataggcccattttcaattgaccctgccttgcagagatCTAAataggatatagctggctccccacatctcCCCCCTTTTAATTCTGTAATTTTATGTGGCTTAAACATAACGctcattatcctaaggacacaagttAGACAAAATATCAgtatgaccaaacaaagaatataaggtagtgtatggaaaatagtcaaaaatacattataaaatgggttaagtttttttaaaatatcgaTAATTATTTTTGCTACCCCTTCTGGATCAATACCAGGAAAACTGGCGTTTCACTACTTCAGCATTCCAATCaatcccccctttctcttttgtagACACTTCACCTTATAGATACATGGGAATTCATGGGAAGGATTAATCAAtcgacacattgacaaatcaaagggggcagtcccctgtATGACAATAGATACTTAGActcaaaaagcaataaaaaatgcaattgtctctttaagattcaaaaagccttttcttatgcagctgtctggcagggaacattgTCAATGcaatcttctggtccttggtatttgttccagccatctccagcacagcctcttcttcttcttgtcttcttaaaggaatcagctttctgtccattctcctacaagagtgatcttagcacaattttaaattaccatttctaatctttataaccctgatcataTTTACAAACTCAAAATCTGAACCATGGCCAATTGTCATTTTTGAGAAATTCACATCTGAAGCCAGTATCTTACACTTGACAtacatccattattaatttcctcactaggaggatgAGATGTCACTTAAGGAATTATTAACAGGTTTCAGTACATACGTAAATACATTGAATTGCCAATTTTTAACACAATGCATatagaatcttaaccttttagtcatgccgtgtttctttgatggcatttaaaAAGTAAACCACAAATCCTCCTTTTTATTTTAGCATCATTAGTTGTAATGAAattttagacaagcatgatattaatcaaataacaaaataacattctcacattgcttaaggaacatttaaAAGTGAGCCCTAAGTGGCTCACATGCATTTCTACCCTTGCTCATAAAACTTTATTAAGTTGGTGAaaaagtccttaagtaacactaattccagAGTATTGTAACAAAGTTTCCAGTTATTGCAGAAttcttagatatcacaaaatttcttagtcaaaaagatgttgtatagtgctcttagaatccttttaaacaaagagaacatcttaaggtgagtcttaagcagtttgtataaatttctgcacatgttctagttctagataaaaataagattagcTTGCCTAGTAAGGTAACAAAAAAGAGCTTATATCTTATTCTAACTACTtgttctgatcacagaaatttgctatagaaggaaaaagcaagGACATGTGACGTACCCAATATGataggataaaacatccttgctTTGTTTAAACTCAGATATAATTACAGGTCTTCAATGCAGGTAAATAtgcccaaattcaaactcaaaacaaaattagttatagTCCTAAGTGCCTTTTGCCTTAATCGCAGATTAGAGCCAGATACAGAGCTGCAATAAGCAATGAAGATTTATCAGGACTCACATGCATAAGAGATTTCATTTAATATCTTTCCTTCTCgaatttaaacttgtcctggtgtaaaagccaattgttagaatcctttctatctatagTACATAAACTTGCAgcttctcagcaagccaagttcattgtttaggacctacCTATATCAAACAAATTCTCTTCTGGGGCTGATGAACTAGCCCATAGACATGGTTTACAGGGgtcttggcaattttacaaaataaggagcagTAACATGGATctcaggaaggggttaatagcaaaaccttgggcctgtctgctatcttttgccttttctctgagcacacttattcaaggtcatggctttctaaaaatcatgcaaaggattttacaaaacttttcttgataaacttatttccctttctcagaaacagcttacaatttatcctgacattattattaattccaaagtattaaacaattcttaaatttgatcaccaaaccttttccacataattgaagagaaaaaaaagagaaaaacctaaacatagttttgtaaatactagacttaagcttaattaacaatctcacaaatacctaaatgatagcaaaacaattaaagacaaaatttggtaatttatgagTTCTTACATTAcaacactacaaaatattataagacatggtcaattagaatgatgtaaaagttttctaactcagtacaaTTCTTAGGCTAgcatttagattataaaagaaattgcttttctaacaacacagatgatacagttgcTTACCAAGTTgtacaaaaaggaaaattttagaaatataacaataccataaacaattatcatctatttaaactttaaaaccaaaACCAGCTAATTACCTTTCTggtggctttacctcagtcaAATGTGATCCCAAATTGCctgatacagagaatcattcaccTCGCATTGAAGAAAATTCACACaaaattaatgaatatgaagcaattatattcaACTTAAAACAATCtatattcaaatagcatttattttatgacaagcattgtgctaagcacctttatAATCATGCaatctttgtaatatccctgggaatggattccaccacTATCCCCTTATTGAACAATAAACttaaagtaaatagaattttcttagggctatatagttaataaatttctcaatgccaaataacaatatgcacctttttcaaattattcaaatatatatttctaagttccatttacatttttcttgggaaagctTTATAAACACTTGtgagcagaatggcctttgttttctttgagtgactcagtttatctcattgagtcttgctgggtgctgggcccctgttagggctaactccagggagggcctagtttacatgtctgggacagcagaggcttttggaccacgtgggtttggGTCCACCTCTGTTGAGTGTTGACCTGGTCTgcatggatgtgaacctcccagggtcctaggggaagaggccaactcaagaaccaatcggctctggtcattcaggtggtgcttgatgatgtcaaaaactctataagaggggagaagacagcttgaagaccccttttcGGTTGGAACGGCAGcggtggcgagcgtgactctgggccagcccttggactgaacctagatgttggtaactattgggtctgtctgttgatatttgtaatttgtttgtatttattctgaagttcagggtgctgattttttcccctgaagtaagtgaatgaatctgtatttggtctgtctgttgatgcttgtctgtatgctcccctgaactaactgaatgctggattaaagtaagcttgtcaaccccttcactttgctctCCTTGGTTAAGcggatcagaagaacctgtgctttcccggtgtgccagcagcctcctgggtgctggctgtgggtggatcttatgcccccataGAAGCTGTTAGCCGGATTGTTTAAACAACACTTTGGAATCACCTATTATAAGCAGgtcagtttaaaatgtgctgggctattattctaactacttcttttggcccaggtaaaaaggaagcctaaggaatCTGAGTCATTTCTAACAAGGTATATAGTCAGTTTCTCctccaggcagaggagtttgacAATTAAttgaacattaataataataattcacagtAACCAACATCTTTACCGTAGGTAATATCCATATTAGATTTAATAGAACCTACCCCATGAATCTAGCCCAAAAGGTGGGAGGACATGATTCTTTCTATCTGTCTagaattttattggtttttaacattaaaacagtaatcccaaaaaacctagttaacaatcttacaagtttcatAAGTGCTGGCCGAATTGTTTTAGTTGTGACCTTCTATTAACTACAGGTAAAGGTAGGAGTACCTGGTTTTCTAAATgacaattataaaacataagacagggttagcaaggctgagaaagtaacttaaccaattttacacaattgttttcattttttagtttcaacaaaattcagattaaaaattgctttgtctaacactCTTTTTAGCTCACAACATTCATTCAAGTTTTACAGTAtgggagaattttactacaatttagaagtacaataataatacaaacagaaaaaatttcagatgacgttaactgcattcccaaatcattacatatgtTTACCAAGCATataggcttttcttctctccccacagttgCAGAGCTTGGCTGTGGACTGGGGGTGGTTGAGCCACGGATTTGGGAAAGCGGAAGAGGACTAAGGACCGGGGAGTGCTGGGAAACTGTacagtccagcacctgaattaaaggtctgaggagtcattgaggagggtccctgaggaacctttgcttcctaataggggttgctgggctttgggaaacttggagcaaaaattccaggttccagtGGTATGGAAGCAAGGGgttgggggcttgagaggagaggttcctctgcttgcctagAAGTGTGGACATCAGGATGCCCAGaggtccagggctgttgtcagtggggtatgagagggcaacaaagtagcaaagtaGAGAAGAGGGAGTAGAGCTTTTGTTGCAacaagtattttaatttttgcagtTTCAATGTTATTAGAATTTAATTTACATAGAGACTTTAGgtgaaaaaacatcaaaataaagggcctaaaaaataagaaaaagcagctagtaagagccaactctctattgtatattcacagctgaatcactttttaaactttccaagtagcaaacttAGGAAGACCATAGCAAGCTAGAAATATATACCTATTGAGATAATTCCTATTCTAAGAAgtattttttgtttctcaggaatacAGTAACAGTCTTTCTGGtcaaatatgttcagattggctctcattctctgcttttatttctctatttcggaagctttaagccacttgtttcaaactcaaataggaatgagggtcactaaattgcacataaggatctctgtagttgtatataaaaaaaactacttattaaCTCTATTGATTTAATACCTTTacgttattaaatattttccaattctgtttatAAGATCATTACTAAAGTTCTTAATTCTACAAATTGGAAaagcacattctagatttttttttctggtttttttttttggcaaggcaattggggttaagtgac from Trichosurus vulpecula isolate mTriVul1 chromosome 1, mTriVul1.pri, whole genome shotgun sequence includes:
- the LYRM7 gene encoding complex III assembly factor LYRM7, with the protein product MVDSAKVLRLFKTLHRTRQQVFKNDTRALEAAREKINEEFKKNKSETSPEEIEKLIKIGSDVELILRKSVIQGIHTDHNTLKLVPRKDLLTENNPYCDTPAQKP